Sequence from the bacterium genome:
GGCGATAGCGAGAGGAGCTTCATCGCCCAGCTTGCTTTCTGCGAGTCGGTCATAGACGGGAGCGGCTTTTCGAGGCTTGTGGACAAGCTCAGGCGCAATGCTCTTGCCAGAAGAGCTAATGAGATGCACAAGGAATACCTCAGCAGCCTGAAGGGGGAGGGCGACATGGTGGGGGAGAGCGAGCTCGAGAGGGAGTTCGTGGAGATGAAGCGCTCGGCGGTCGCAGATTAGATGCCCGGACCTGTGAGCGTAGAGCTGGCGCTCGAGCGGCTGCTCGATTCTTGTGTAGCGGAGGTCTTCACCAAGGAGGAGCTCCGCGCGAAGCTGGCTCGTTCTGAGCGAGAGCGGAGGCCGCTTAGGGTTAAGCTGGGGGTCGATCCGACCGCGCCTGACATTCATCTTGGGCACACTGTTGTCCTTAGGAAGATGCGGGCGTTTCAGGACCTTGGCCATACTGGCGTTCTGATCATTGGGGACTATACAGCGATGGTTGGCGACCCTTCGGGCAAGAACAAGACCAGGCCGCAGCTGTCGTACGAGGAGATCGAGCATAACGCCGCAACTTACAGGGAGCAGGTATTCAAGATACTGGACCCCAAGCGGACTGAGATAGTGCTGAACGGTGAGTGGTTCAGGGAGTTAGCGTTTGCGGACGTGCTGAGGCTCGCCTCACGGTTCACGGTGGCCCGCCTGCTTGAGAGGGATGATTTTGAGAAGAGACTAGCGAAGAAGCAGCCGATCAGCCTTCACGAGGTTATGTATCCGGTGATGCAGGCCTATGATTCGGTGATGGTTCGCGCAGATGTGGAGCTTGGGGCCACGGAGCAGACGTTCAACATCTTGATGGGTAGGCAATTGCAGGAGCAGATGGGACAGGAGCGGCAGATTGGGCTGCTTGTCCCGATATTAACAGGGATTTGTGGCACGGTGCGGATGTCCAAGAGCATTGGCAACTACATCGGTATTGCGGAGAGTCCACAGGAGATGTTC
This genomic interval carries:
- the tyrS gene encoding tyrosine--tRNA ligase; amino-acid sequence: MSVELALERLLDSCVAEVFTKEELRAKLARSERERRPLRVKLGVDPTAPDIHLGHTVVLRKMRAFQDLGHTGVLIIGDYTAMVGDPSGKNKTRPQLSYEEIEHNAATYREQVFKILDPKRTEIVLNGEWFRELAFADVLRLASRFTVARLLERDDFEKRLAKKQPISLHEVMYPVMQAYDSVMVRADVELGATEQTFNILMGRQLQEQMGQERQIGLLVPILTGICGTVRMSKSIGNYIGIAESPQEMFGKTMSIPDGLLVDYLRLATDYEINEIRRLERALADGEANPRDVKFQLAKRIVAMYHGKELSELAASDFERVFKQKESPREMPVVKILSKDLKEGKVWIARLLRLADAASSNSSAIGLVRQGAVSIDGAPVDAVAPDIRVESGMTLKVGKRRFFRIEVTNDTSD